The Syntrophorhabdaceae bacterium genome has a window encoding:
- a CDS encoding GvpL/GvpF family gas vesicle protein — MNNTGKYIYGVMNTGSHAAGSGLLTSNGIYTVPYRDVSAVVSDNGIIDYTNLPGDVAARHLIQHQLVIEKVMQECTIIPMRLGTYVLNEDEIMQVLTKGYRMFKEIFKEVEGRMEIDVIASWVDLNTVIKEVSGNEEVRALKQSLLNKKEGVTVDDQIKMGVLIKGYLNKKKDEYTHTIKDSLKGLCRDMKEYTMTDDVTIMNAAFFIDNGIRIPFEERLDELNNGFSGKVHFKYIGPLPPYNFYVLEIKKLQYEEIDRARKKLGLNVCASKDDIKRAYRSYASVYHPDKQFNAQSDDTQRAEAEMEYGEITKAYGLLSEYCQHESCSFEEEDFAGNSIIVRIKEQ; from the coding sequence ATGAACAATACAGGTAAATACATATACGGCGTAATGAATACCGGATCCCATGCAGCGGGTTCCGGCCTGTTGACCTCAAACGGCATTTACACCGTACCCTATAGGGATGTCTCTGCGGTAGTGAGCGACAACGGAATAATCGATTATACAAACCTGCCAGGCGATGTGGCAGCACGGCACCTTATTCAGCATCAACTGGTGATTGAGAAGGTAATGCAGGAATGTACCATCATCCCTATGAGACTGGGGACGTATGTTCTCAATGAAGACGAGATTATGCAGGTCCTGACTAAGGGATACCGGATGTTTAAAGAGATTTTTAAAGAGGTTGAAGGCAGGATGGAGATTGATGTTATAGCTTCCTGGGTTGATCTGAATACGGTCATCAAAGAGGTATCCGGGAATGAAGAGGTAAGGGCATTGAAACAATCCCTTCTCAATAAGAAAGAAGGCGTAACAGTCGATGACCAGATAAAAATGGGTGTGCTCATTAAAGGTTATTTGAATAAGAAAAAAGATGAATACACCCATACCATAAAGGATTCATTAAAAGGCCTCTGCCGGGACATGAAAGAATATACAATGACGGACGATGTGACAATCATGAATGCTGCCTTTTTTATCGATAACGGTATCCGTATTCCTTTTGAAGAAAGGCTGGATGAGCTAAACAACGGTTTCAGCGGAAAGGTCCATTTCAAGTATATCGGGCCCCTTCCTCCTTACAACTTTTATGTCCTTGAAATAAAAAAGCTGCAATACGAAGAGATCGACCGAGCAAGAAAAAAGCTCGGCCTCAACGTATGTGCATCGAAAGATGACATCAAAAGGGCCTATAGAAGTTACGCATCCGTATATCATCCTGACAAACAATTTAATGCACAATCCGACGATACGCAAAGGGCAGAAGCAGAAATGGAATATGGCGAAATCACAAAGGCATACGGGCTGCTCTCTGAGTATTGCCAACATGAAAGCTGTTCTTTCGAAGAGGAAGACTTTGCCGGGAATTCAATAATCGTAAGGATAAAGGAACAATAA
- a CDS encoding CDC48 family AAA ATPase → MKEKNKEAIMALKVKEALPRDVGRAIVRIDPEDMKALGLDVGDIIEIEGKRKTPVKLMPCYVEERGKKLIQMDGITRENAKVGIDEKVKIRKVNHKPAARVTVSPLTLSSLSQKDRDVRYIGTLIEGLPVITGDRVRVTLFGSRSSDFKVLSTNPDGVVVINPGTQIQIESREAGEQKTTKISYEDIGGLGHQIQRIREMIELPLKYPQIFERLGIDPPKGVLLYGPPGTGKTLIARSVANETEAYFTSISGPEIMGKFYGESEARLRGIFDDAQKHAPSIIFIDEIDAIAPKREDMGGEKQVERRVVAQLLSLLDGLQSRGQVIVIGATNIPNTLDPALRRPGRFDREISIPIPDKNGRLHILQIHTRGMPLSGETHQGSGATSNGVDLEKLAEISHGFVGADLEALAREAAMSALRKILPKIDFEVDEIPYETLLKLEVTMDDFFDAMKEVEPSAIREVFVEVPDVRWDDVGGLEDIKQELKEAVEWPIKYADVFRTASTQPPKGILLHGPPGTGKTLLAKAVASETKVNFISIKGPSLMSKFVGESEKGVREVFKTAKQASPAIIFFDEIDAILPRRGSGIGESGVTERVVSQFLAEMDGIEELKGVVVLAATNRLDMIDPALLRGGRFDLVIELPFPDEDARFSIFEIHTQNKPLGNDVDLHALARESDNLAGSDIEFLCRKASMLAIREFINQTPRAKLTITKRHFGEALQLVQKQKASIYTGQDDI, encoded by the coding sequence ATGAAAGAGAAAAATAAAGAGGCAATTATGGCCCTTAAGGTGAAAGAGGCATTACCAAGGGACGTTGGGAGGGCCATTGTCCGGATTGACCCTGAAGATATGAAAGCGCTCGGATTAGACGTCGGCGATATTATCGAGATTGAAGGGAAAAGAAAAACACCCGTAAAGCTCATGCCCTGTTATGTTGAAGAGAGGGGGAAGAAACTCATACAGATGGACGGCATAACGAGAGAAAATGCAAAGGTTGGCATAGACGAGAAGGTGAAGATTCGGAAGGTAAACCACAAACCGGCAGCGAGAGTCACAGTCTCCCCCTTGACGCTTTCGAGCCTGTCTCAAAAAGACAGGGATGTCAGGTATATCGGTACGCTTATCGAAGGGTTGCCGGTAATCACAGGGGACAGGGTAAGGGTTACTCTTTTCGGTTCCCGGTCAAGCGATTTCAAGGTTTTGAGCACGAACCCCGATGGCGTGGTAGTAATAAACCCGGGAACACAGATACAAATAGAATCGAGAGAGGCAGGAGAGCAGAAGACTACAAAGATTTCCTATGAAGACATCGGGGGACTGGGGCATCAGATTCAAAGAATCAGGGAGATGATTGAACTGCCCCTGAAATACCCGCAGATATTTGAGAGACTCGGGATTGACCCGCCCAAGGGCGTACTGCTCTATGGGCCTCCCGGAACAGGAAAGACGTTGATCGCCCGGTCTGTGGCGAACGAGACCGAGGCCTACTTTACAAGTATCAGCGGGCCTGAAATCATGGGTAAGTTTTACGGGGAAAGCGAAGCGCGTCTAAGGGGCATATTTGATGATGCCCAGAAGCATGCCCCTTCAATAATCTTTATTGACGAGATCGATGCCATTGCACCGAAGAGGGAAGACATGGGCGGTGAGAAACAGGTTGAACGGCGTGTTGTCGCCCAACTCTTATCGCTTCTGGACGGATTGCAGTCGCGGGGACAGGTGATTGTCATCGGAGCGACAAATATTCCCAATACCCTTGACCCGGCCCTAAGAAGACCGGGAAGGTTTGACAGGGAGATTTCAATCCCCATCCCGGACAAAAACGGGAGATTGCATATACTGCAGATTCATACGAGGGGCATGCCTTTATCAGGGGAAACTCATCAGGGAAGTGGTGCAACATCCAACGGGGTCGATCTGGAAAAGTTGGCCGAGATCAGCCACGGTTTTGTGGGTGCAGATCTGGAGGCATTGGCAAGGGAAGCAGCCATGTCTGCGCTCCGGAAGATTTTACCTAAGATTGATTTTGAAGTGGATGAAATCCCTTATGAAACACTCCTGAAACTGGAAGTAACGATGGACGACTTCTTCGACGCCATGAAAGAGGTTGAGCCTTCTGCAATACGGGAGGTGTTCGTAGAGGTGCCTGATGTACGATGGGATGACGTAGGCGGTCTCGAGGACATTAAACAGGAATTAAAGGAGGCGGTAGAATGGCCCATAAAATATGCCGATGTCTTCAGAACTGCCAGTACCCAACCACCAAAAGGTATTCTCCTTCATGGACCACCCGGTACAGGGAAGACCCTGCTTGCAAAGGCGGTTGCGAGTGAGACAAAAGTCAACTTTATCTCCATAAAGGGGCCGAGTCTCATGTCAAAGTTTGTCGGTGAAAGCGAGAAGGGTGTTCGTGAGGTATTCAAAACGGCAAAACAGGCCTCACCGGCAATCATATTTTTTGATGAAATTGACGCCATCCTCCCGAGAAGGGGTTCGGGAATCGGGGAATCCGGCGTAACGGAACGGGTGGTGAGCCAATTTCTGGCCGAAATGGACGGCATTGAAGAACTTAAGGGAGTGGTAGTGCTGGCTGCCACCAACCGGCTCGACATGATTGACCCTGCGCTCCTGAGGGGTGGAAGGTTCGATCTTGTCATTGAGCTCCCTTTCCCTGACGAAGATGCACGTTTTTCCATATTTGAAATCCACACCCAAAACAAACCTCTCGGCAATGATGTGGACTTGCATGCATTAGCAAGGGAATCCGACAATCTGGCTGGATCGGATATAGAGTTTTTATGCCGGAAAGCCTCTATGCTGGCTATCAGGGAATTTATAAACCAGACTCCAAGGGCGAAACTTACTATAACAAAGAGGCATTTCGGAGAGGCGTTACAACTGGTACAAAAACAGAAGGCATCCATATATACGGGGCAGGATGACATATGA
- a CDS encoding ArsA family ATPase codes for MGLTGLSDAPLKLILFGGKGGVGKTTCAASAGLYLSEIFKTLIISTDPAHSLSDSLGQKIGDGVEDIKSVKNLSAIEISAKKAFSAFKAKYEKEIKKIIDTSTYLDPEDVESAFALPIPGIDEVMGLKIITDLIEEGRFDKFIVDTAPTGHALRLLTLPDMLDDWIKVMAKMRWKYRYVATTFGGKYRPDEGDDFLVEMKKTVTRIHSLFKDSKRCEFVVVTIPEDMAVRETERMIGYLNAYGIKVKQLVINNVVPQNDHCKFCREKRKGQETYIDYLRKHMDNIRITVTPLCPREVKGIDALGNFKESLFQ; via the coding sequence ATGGGATTGACCGGACTAAGCGATGCCCCTTTGAAACTGATTCTCTTTGGCGGCAAGGGAGGTGTTGGAAAAACAACCTGCGCTGCAAGTGCCGGTCTGTATTTATCAGAAATATTCAAAACATTAATTATCTCTACTGACCCGGCCCATTCTCTTTCTGACAGCCTGGGACAAAAGATTGGCGATGGAGTTGAAGATATTAAAAGCGTAAAAAACCTCAGTGCGATCGAAATAAGCGCAAAAAAAGCCTTCTCAGCCTTCAAGGCAAAATATGAAAAAGAAATTAAAAAAATTATCGATACCTCTACCTATTTAGATCCCGAAGATGTCGAATCGGCATTTGCCCTTCCAATCCCCGGCATAGATGAAGTCATGGGGCTAAAAATAATAACGGACCTGATAGAAGAAGGGAGATTCGATAAGTTTATTGTCGATACAGCGCCCACAGGCCATGCATTAAGGCTTTTAACACTGCCGGACATGCTGGATGACTGGATCAAGGTCATGGCAAAGATGCGATGGAAATACCGCTATGTGGCAACGACCTTCGGCGGGAAATACAGGCCCGATGAAGGTGATGATTTTCTTGTGGAAATGAAAAAGACCGTCACCAGGATACACAGTCTCTTCAAAGACAGTAAGCGATGCGAATTCGTTGTTGTTACAATCCCGGAGGACATGGCTGTTCGGGAAACGGAGAGAATGATAGGCTACCTGAATGCATACGGGATAAAGGTGAAACAATTAGTGATTAATAATGTGGTGCCGCAGAACGACCATTGTAAATTCTGCAGAGAGAAAAGGAAGGGACAGGAAACATATATCGATTACCTGAGAAAACATATGGACAATATCCGGATTACAGTTACCCCCCTGTGTCCGAGAGAAGTGAAGGGCATTGATGCGCTGGGTAACTTTAAGGAGTCGTTGTTTCAATAA
- a CDS encoding Hsp20/alpha crystallin family protein translates to MAGEKKGSKKSGDTINIDFGIGDLGLGGLFKGIEKLVDLASELEKAGGEIKKEGEIDFSNLKDGMKGVFGFSVKTAVGGRPVVEHFGNIKKTPRGAKVEEEREPITDIFDEKDEIRIYAEMPGVNENDIKIDLKGDILNISAKSGDRKYLKEVLLPAKGKDKAFTSSFKNGILEIKIKK, encoded by the coding sequence ATGGCAGGGGAAAAGAAGGGCAGTAAAAAAAGTGGTGATACAATCAACATCGATTTCGGGATTGGAGACCTGGGACTGGGAGGACTATTCAAGGGCATTGAAAAACTGGTGGACCTTGCATCTGAACTGGAAAAGGCAGGCGGCGAGATAAAGAAAGAAGGCGAGATAGATTTCAGTAACCTGAAAGACGGTATGAAGGGCGTATTCGGTTTCTCTGTGAAAACGGCAGTGGGGGGAAGACCTGTTGTTGAACATTTCGGCAACATCAAAAAAACGCCTCGTGGCGCAAAAGTCGAGGAAGAAAGGGAACCGATAACCGATATCTTTGATGAAAAAGATGAGATCCGGATATATGCGGAAATGCCGGGCGTGAATGAGAACGATATAAAGATTGACCTTAAGGGGGATATACTCAACATTTCTGCAAAAAGCGGAGACAGGAAATACCTTAAGGAGGTTCTGCTGCCGGCTAAGGGAAAGGACAAGGCGTTCACCTCTTCTTTTAAAAATGGCATCCTGGAGATTAAGATAAAGAAATGA
- the gvpN gene encoding gas vesicle protein GvpN — protein sequence MIEENTTILEPAALPDFVETKYIKDVSDRAVFYIKAGFPVHFRGVSGTGKTTLAMHVASKIGRPVVLIHGDEEFTTSNLVGGEYGYRMRKVVDRFVSRVLKTEEDMVKRWVDNRLTVACKYGFTLIYDEFTRSRPEANNILLSILQERIMDLPAGRGVEGPYLKVHPDFTALFTSNPEEYAGVHRSQDALRDRMVTMDLDHFDHETEVAITHAKSRLPKKDVEMIVRIVRGLRESGKCEFAPTIRACIMIARAAKIQNLSPSRSNGMFSRMCQDVLSSVTSRVGSKTNQNRVKEIVEGLVTTHSN from the coding sequence ATGATTGAAGAAAACACAACAATATTGGAGCCGGCTGCTTTACCTGACTTTGTGGAAACAAAATACATAAAGGATGTGAGTGACAGGGCAGTCTTCTATATAAAGGCGGGTTTTCCGGTTCATTTCAGAGGGGTTTCAGGCACCGGCAAAACTACTCTTGCCATGCATGTTGCAAGCAAGATAGGGAGACCGGTTGTTTTAATTCATGGAGATGAAGAGTTTACCACATCCAATCTTGTGGGTGGTGAATATGGATACAGGATGAGAAAGGTGGTTGACCGTTTTGTCTCAAGGGTCCTCAAGACAGAGGAAGACATGGTCAAGAGATGGGTTGATAACCGCCTCACTGTGGCATGCAAGTACGGGTTTACCCTTATCTATGACGAGTTTACGCGATCACGTCCGGAGGCAAATAACATCCTCCTGTCTATTCTGCAGGAACGGATTATGGATTTGCCGGCAGGAAGAGGGGTGGAAGGGCCATATCTGAAGGTACACCCCGATTTTACCGCACTGTTTACCAGCAATCCCGAGGAGTATGCCGGAGTGCACAGAAGTCAGGACGCCCTGAGAGACAGAATGGTAACGATGGATTTAGACCACTTTGACCATGAAACAGAAGTTGCCATTACCCATGCAAAATCGAGACTTCCTAAAAAAGATGTAGAAATGATAGTAAGGATCGTCCGGGGCTTAAGAGAATCGGGCAAGTGCGAATTTGCGCCGACCATTCGCGCCTGCATTATGATTGCAAGGGCCGCAAAGATCCAGAATTTATCACCTTCCCGTTCGAACGGGATGTTCAGCCGGATGTGTCAGGACGTATTGTCGTCTGTTACAAGCAGGGTAGGCTCAAAAACAAATCAAAACAGGGTGAAGGAGATAGTGGAAGGTTTAGTAACAACACACAGTAACTGA